A stretch of Plesiomonas shigelloides DNA encodes these proteins:
- a CDS encoding GGDEF domain-containing protein: MKRKKRSFLLSAFAIVLLANTIYFLIGHTLLNDNDSLKIKIDSLLQKTIPALNLSGSLMMSTDELRYALLDLRLQGKPSAQIRNSKEQQAVSTAITDYYPLIESTEEHQIYRRLQDNWLLYLDGLNEQVQSETDFLRSIDYLRKIDNLSYALVQKNNDYIGEIRSHENQSHLKAAQLFGYGFIFNLIFQAIAVTLLYRLYISKNDAILSAEVDPLTGLYNRRKIARIWDKINIHNSAIVVLTDIDFFKKINDTYGHDGGDFILREVALLFQQIIGEQGVIARVGGEEFAFLFKKHTVNQAFALAEQIRESAEQRQFDYNGTPIQLTLSFGIARATSKHDSFEKVYSAADRLLYQAKHSGRNRVCR, encoded by the coding sequence GTGAAAAGAAAAAAGAGATCATTTCTTCTCAGCGCATTCGCCATCGTGTTGCTGGCCAATACGATTTATTTTCTTATTGGCCACACCCTACTCAATGATAACGACAGCCTAAAAATTAAAATTGACTCTCTGTTGCAAAAAACCATCCCGGCCTTAAATTTATCCGGCTCGTTAATGATGTCGACCGACGAATTACGCTATGCCTTATTAGATCTTCGTCTGCAAGGAAAACCGTCTGCCCAGATCCGCAACAGCAAAGAGCAACAAGCCGTCAGCACCGCCATTACTGACTACTATCCGCTGATTGAATCCACCGAAGAGCACCAAATTTATCGCCGCCTGCAAGATAACTGGCTCCTGTATCTCGATGGTCTGAACGAGCAGGTGCAAAGCGAAACAGACTTTCTCCGCAGTATCGATTACCTGCGCAAAATCGATAATCTCAGTTACGCCCTAGTGCAGAAAAATAATGACTATATTGGCGAGATCCGCTCTCACGAAAACCAATCGCATTTAAAAGCCGCACAACTGTTTGGCTATGGATTTATTTTTAATCTCATCTTCCAAGCGATTGCCGTCACCCTGCTGTATCGGCTGTATATCAGTAAAAATGACGCCATCTTATCCGCTGAAGTTGACCCACTAACCGGTTTGTATAACCGCCGCAAAATTGCGCGTATCTGGGATAAAATCAACATCCACAACAGCGCCATTGTAGTACTGACCGATATCGATTTTTTCAAAAAGATCAATGACACCTATGGCCATGATGGCGGAGACTTTATTTTGCGTGAGGTTGCCTTGCTATTTCAGCAAATTATTGGCGAGCAAGGCGTGATAGCCCGCGTCGGTGGAGAAGAGTTTGCTTTTTTATTCAAAAAACATACTGTCAATCAAGCCTTTGCATTAGCCGAACAGATTCGTGAGAGCGCCGAACAGCGCCAATTTGACTATAACGGCACCCCAATCCAGCTAACGTTATCCTTTGGGATTGCCCGCGCCACCAGCAAACATGATAGCTTTGAAAAAGTGTACTCAGCAGCGGACCGTCTGCTGTATCAGGCTAAACACAGCGGCAGAAATCGCGTCTGCCGCTAA
- a CDS encoding heavy metal-binding domain-containing protein codes for MINSTTPSLEGRTIRSYHGVVTGEAILGANFFKDFLAGIRDIVGGRSGAYEDELRKAREMAFADMNAQAAELGANAVVGIDVDYETVGKDGGMLMVSVTGTAVRVE; via the coding sequence ATGATTAATTCGACCACCCCTTCATTGGAAGGGCGCACTATTCGCTCTTATCACGGCGTTGTCACCGGAGAGGCGATTTTGGGGGCCAATTTCTTCAAGGATTTTTTAGCGGGGATCCGTGACATTGTCGGTGGCCGTTCTGGTGCGTATGAAGATGAACTGCGTAAAGCGCGCGAAATGGCGTTCGCCGATATGAATGCACAGGCGGCAGAGTTAGGCGCCAATGCGGTGGTGGGTATCGATGTGGATTATGAAACCGTCGGTAAAGATGGTGGGATGTTGATGGTCAGTGTTACGGGAACCGCGGTACGGGTCGAGTGA